The Chryseobacterium sp. G0186 genome includes the window AAATATTAAAATATCAATAGACATTTCCTCCGGGTTATCTGCTGATGAAATGTTTGAGGGGAATTCTGTTGTTTTAAAATCTGATTATACACTGAGCTTTCAGTCCTGGAAACGAAGCTTTCTTCATCCTGAAACCGGAAAATATACCGGAAAAGTAATTGTTTTACATATTGATTTGAGCAAGGAATATGCTGATGCTACAAAAACAAATTATTTTGTCATTGATGATCTTCTGGTAGGCTCTCTTTTTAAACCAAGAAATGACTTTGCCCATAAAGGAAACTATGGGAGAGCAATCATTGTTGGCGGGAGCTATGGGAAAATGGGAGCGATCGTATTGGCTACAAGATCAGCCTTAAAAACGGGCGCCGGACTTACTTTTACATTGGCTCCACGATGCGGATATGAAATCCTGCAAACCACCTGCCCGGAAGCTATGTTTATGGAGGACGGAGAACAATGGGTACACAATTTTGAATTTGATAAAGAAGTTACTGTCGGAATAGGTCCCGGTCTGGGCACTCATGAAGATACGGGGAAGGGGCTTTTAAACTTTCTGAAAAACTATTCCAAATCTTTAGTGTTGGATGCTGATGCCCTGAATATTATTTCTGAAAATAAGAAAAACCTTAACCTGATTCCGATAAAATCAATCATTACTCCCCATCCCAAAGAATTTGAAAGATTGTTTGGAAAAACAGAAGACTCCTTTAAAAGATTGGAGCTGGCCAGAAAAAAAGCTCAGGAACTCCAGATTTATATT containing:
- a CDS encoding NAD(P)H-hydrate dehydratase — protein: MKIFTAEQIRNWDQFTISQEPIPSIQLMERASMSIAHWISEHCKNHKKMIMFCGNGNNGGDGFTVARMLYQKGFDVDVFVSDPKGKFSEDASVNLKRLGDISGVSVRKFGQIEEYIFDDKTIIIDALFGTGLSRPLDGEYKDLVNLINTKRNIKISIDISSGLSADEMFEGNSVVLKSDYTLSFQSWKRSFLHPETGKYTGKVIVLHIDLSKEYADATKTNYFVIDDLLVGSLFKPRNDFAHKGNYGRAIIVGGSYGKMGAIVLATRSALKTGAGLTFTLAPRCGYEILQTTCPEAMFMEDGEQWVHNFEFDKEVTVGIGPGLGTHEDTGKGLLNFLKNYSKSLVLDADALNIISENKKNLNLIPIKSIITPHPKEFERLFGKTEDSFKRLELARKKAQELQIYIVLKDHHTQVVTPDGNVFYNLTGNAGLAKGGSGDLLTGILTSLLAQGYSEEHACIVGVWLHGRAADLASEKHSKESMLPTEVIDELGNVFHELNKMVTIKL